From a single Caldisericia bacterium genomic region:
- a CDS encoding nucleotidyl transferase AbiEii/AbiGii toxin family protein: MLKKYIPETTVRVIKRIKNIILKYGFYLAGGTSLSLHLEHRYSKDLDFFNSQEFDSETLSSEILKLGGKIIYSERDTVHSEIDKTLVSMFYYPYPLLYPLEDFNGIPVASLKDVAAMKLLSLSQRAEKKDYFDIVFIMKNISIRELKDLMIKKFSKERLNWYHITKSLFFFEDVESSPDPICEEISWDEVKRFLLSKRREIESIFLE; this comes from the coding sequence TTGCTTAAGAAATACATACCAGAAACAACAGTAAGGGTGATAAAGAGGATTAAAAACATCATCTTAAAGTATGGGTTTTACCTCGCAGGTGGAACTTCACTCTCACTTCATTTAGAGCATAGATACTCTAAGGACTTGGATTTCTTCAATAGTCAAGAGTTCGATTCAGAGACTTTATCTTCAGAGATATTAAAATTGGGAGGAAAAATTATATACTCTGAAAGAGATACAGTGCATTCTGAAATAGATAAAACTCTTGTCTCAATGTTTTACTATCCATACCCGTTGCTTTATCCCTTAGAGGATTTTAATGGAATTCCCGTTGCATCTTTAAAAGATGTGGCAGCTATGAAACTTCTAAGTCTTTCCCAGAGAGCAGAAAAGAAAGACTATTTTGACATAGTCTTTATTATGAAAAATATCTCCATTAGAGAACTTAAAGATTTAATGATAAAGAAATTTTCAAAGGAGAGGTTAAACTGGTATCACATAACCAAATCATTATTCTTCTTTGAAGATGTGGAAAGCTCACCTGATCCAATTTGTGAGGAAATTTCATGGGATGAAGTTAAAAGATTTTTGTTATCAAAGAGAAGGGAAATAGAGAGTATTTTCTTAGAATAA